One part of the Drosophila santomea strain STO CAGO 1482 unplaced genomic scaffold, Prin_Dsan_1.1 Segkk79_quiver_pilon_misjoin1_scaf, whole genome shotgun sequence genome encodes these proteins:
- the LOC120457740 gene encoding 5'-3' exonuclease PLD3: MPEYKKLEDQEPDVENATSSVQNTVPVQDAGEGQRAAASQQAGQMVTVSLFMLLFLGSSYFQPRPRLHQYKGGRGHGLQEKFDCNIQLVESIPIGLTYPDGSPRFLSTYEAWRKLLEGAKTSLDIASFYWTLKAEDTPGVSDNSTRLGEDVFARLLANGNGGSRSPRIKIRIAQSEPSSVSPNLNTKLLASAGAAEVVSISFPKYFGSGVLHTKLWVVDNQHFYLGSANMDWRALTQVKEMGVLVQNCPRLTNDVAKIFGEYWYLGNSESSRIPFWDWNYHTAYNLEQPMQLRVNTNITMEGFLSSAPPPLSASGRTNDLDAILNTINTAITYVNIAVMDYYPLIIYEKNHHYWPFIDDALRKAAVERGVAVKLLISWWKHSNPSEDRYLRSLQDLASKEDKIDIQIRRFIVPTDASQEKIPFGRVNHNKYMVTDRVAYIGTSNWSGDYFTYTAGIGLVLSETLETESTNTLRSDLRNVFQRDWNSKYATPLG, encoded by the exons ATGCCGGAATACAAGAAGCTTGAGGACCAAGAGCCAGATGTGGAGAATGCCACTAGCAGCGTCCAGAACACTGTTCCCGTTCAGGACGCCGGGGAGGGACAGAGGGCGGCGGCAAGCCAGCAAGCGGGACAAATGGTGACGGTGTCCTTGTTCATGCTTCTTTTCCTTGGCAGCTCCTACTTCCag CCGCGGCCACGACTGCATCAATACAAAGGGGGTAGGGGTCATGGTCTGCAGGAGAAGTTTGACTGCAACATACAACTGGTAGAATCCATACCCATTGGACTAACATATCCCGACGGCAGTCCGCGATTCCTGAGCACATACGAAGCTTGGCGGAAGTTATTGGAGGGCGCCAAGACCTCACTTGACATAGCTTCCTTCTATTGGACACTGAAGGCCGAGGATACGCCCGGGGTGTCCGATAACAGCACTCGACTGGGCGAGGATGTCTTTGCAAGACTCTTAGCCAACGGAAATGGCGGAAGCAGGTCGCCCAGGATTAAAATTCGCATTGCCCAGAGCGAACCCTCTAGTGTGTCACCCAATTTAAACACAAAGTTGTTAGCCAGCGCTGGTGCTGCCGAAGTTGTGAGCATCTCGTTTCCCAAGTACTTTGGCAGTGGAGTGCTTCACACCAAGCTGTGGGTGGTTGACAACCAACACTTTTATCTGGGGAGCGCCAATATGGATTGGCGGGCCCTGACCCAAGTCAAGGAGATGGGCGTGCTAGTCCAGAACTGCCCAAGACTGACCAATGATGTGGCCAAGATCTTTGGAGAGTACTGGTACCTAGGCAACAGTGAAAGTTCTCGCATTCCCTTCTGGGACTGGAATTACCATACCGCCTACAATTTGGAACAGCCCATGCAGCTGCGTGTAAACACAAATATTACTATGGAGGGCTTCCTATCTAGCGCACCGCCTCCCCTTTCAGCCTCGGGACGAACAAACGACCTGGACGCTATCCTTAACACTATTAACACAGCCATAACTTACGTAAATATTGCGGTTATGGACTATTATCCACTGATCATTTACGAAAAGAATCACCACTATTGGCCGTTTATCGACGACGCTCTGCGAAAGGCTGCTGTAGAACGGGGCGTGGCTGTGAAGCTCCTAATTTCGTGGTGGAAGCACTCCAACCCTAGTGAGGACCGGTATCTCAGGTCACTGCAGGACTTGGCTTCCAAAGAAGACAAAATTGATATACAAATACGTCGATTTATAGTGCCGACTGATGCGAGCCAGGAGAAGATTCCCTTTGGTCGTGTGAATCACAACAAGTATATGGTTACAGATCGAGTGGCTTACATCGGAACTTCCAACTGGAGTGGAGACTACTTTACGTACACCGCTGGCATTGGCCTGGTTCTAAGTGAAACCCTTGAGACCGAGTCCACTAATACCCTAAGAAGCGATCTGCGAAATGTTTTCCAGCGAGACTGGAATAGCAAGTACGCCACACCGCTGGGATAA